Below is a window of Diaminobutyricibacter sp. McL0608 DNA.
CTCCGCCGCCGATAAGGCCGGGACGGAGGTGCACCCGTGAGCCGCCGATTCGCGGCGCGGGTCCGCATCCTCGCCGTCGTTGCCGCCTTCGCGGCGGCGCTCGCCGGCTGTGCGAGCATCCCCGATGATGGTCCGGTCCGCCAGGGCGCGCCGATAGCCCAGCGCAACGATCCGCTCGACCTCGACTTCAACCCGTCGCCGCCGGCGACGGGGGCGACACAGGACCAGATCGTCCACGGGTTCATCGATGCGGCGTCCAGCCCGAAGAACGACTTCCAGATCGCGCGGGAATACCTGACGGCATCGATGTCGTCGTCCTGGAACCCGAACGAGTCCGTCACGGTCGACCAGGGCACCGGCAGGCTGTATAACCAGCTCGCGAACGGATCGTCGTCGGCCCGCTGGCAGGTCGACGTGACCCCGGTCGCGAACGTCGATTCGGTCGGCGCGTACCACGGGGTGTCGTCGTCCACGCCGATCTCCCTCCGCTACGACCTGGTGAAGGTGAACGGCGAGTGGCGCATCTCGGTCGCCCCCAACGGGGTCGTCATCGATGACCCGACCTTCCGTGCCGTCTACGCACCCCAGACCCTGTACTTCTACAACGCTTCGTTCACCTATCTCGTGCCCGATCTGCGCTGGTTCCCGTCGCGGGTCGGAAACGCGGCCACCAGGGTGACGAACGCCGTGCTGGCCGGCCCGGCGAAATGGCTGGTCGGTGCCGTGACCTCGGCCTTCCCGCCCGGTACGCAGCTGGCCCTGCCCTCGGTCACGATCTCGAACGGGCGAGCGGACGTCGACCTCAGCTCGCAGGCGGGACAGGCGGATGCCCTCACACTGCAACGCATGAAATACCAGCTGGAGCAGAGCCTGGGTTCGATCGTGTCGTCCGTCCAGTTGTCGATCGAGGGGACGACGCAGAGTGTCGCGGGTCTCTCGGCGGCCAACGCGCCCATCCAGGATCCCCAGGTCGACAATCACGCGCTCGCCTACCGCAACGGGCAGTTCGGCCTGCTGTCGGCGACGACGGTCGAGGACATCCCCGGCATCTCGACAAAGGTCGCGTCGCTGCATCCGACCTCAGCGTCGCTGACCGCGAACCACGACACCGCGGTGGTCCTCTCGCAGGGGCACGTCTACGTCGTCCGCAAGGCCGACGCGGCGCCGCTGCGTGTGGATGCGCGTGCTGGACTGATCGCGCCGGCCGTCGACAACTACGGGTACGCGTGGTCCGTTCCCGCGGATAAGCCGGGCGCGCTCGTCGGAATCGGGTCGGACGCGGTCCAGAAGGCGATCAAGACGAACTGGCCGAACGCGACGCGCATCGTGTCGCTCCAGGTCTCCCGCGACGGAACCCGAGTGATCGCCGTCCTGCTGTCCGGCTCGACGTACTCGCTGGTCGCGTCGGGAATCGTGCGAGGTCAGGACAATCTGCCCACGTCGCTCACGGAGCCGATCGAACTCGGATTCGGTCCCGGCAAGCCGCTGTCGGCCACCTGGATCGATCAGCTGAACGTGGCGGTGCTGAGCAACACCGGCCAGGACGGCACAGCGATAGCCCTCCAGCAGATCGGGGGGACGCTGAGCTCGACGACCGGGCCGGCGAGCGGAGCGACGATCGTCGGCGCGGCGGGTCTGTCGTCGTACCTGGTGCTGACCTCCGACGGTTCGCTCCAGGCGCCGACCGGCACGGGCTGGCAGGCGCAGGCGGACAAGGTCGGTGCGCTGGGAACGCAGCTGGGGCAGCCCCAGTAGCCCTGTCATCCCTCCACAACCGAGGGAGCCGTCCACTCCTCCACAGATCTGGTGACAGTGACCGTGACTGGTTCCTCCACCCGGATGATGGAGTGATGGGAGAGCTGGTTACGATGCTGCGCGAGGCGTGGCTGGATGCGCTCGCGGTCGTGGCGCCGACGGAGTGCAGTGGATGCGGGGCTCCCGATCGCGCACTCTGCGTCAGCTGTCGAGCCGATCTCGCTCCCGTCCCGACACCCGTCGACCTGTCCGGTGTCCCCGTCTGGGCGGCGCTCGACTACGGTTCCGTCCCGAGATCGGTGCTTCTCGCGTTCAAGGACGGCGGGCGAACGGATGCTGCGCCGGTGCTCGCCGGCGCGCTGCGCGCTGCGATCGCGTCCGCACTGCGCGACGGCCGAGCCTGCGGTGGCGAACCCGGCATCCGTATCGCCACCATCCCGTCGACGCGCGCTGCGTTCCGGCGTCGCGGCTACCACCCGGTCGAACTCCTCCTCGCACGCTCCGGCCTGCGCAGCGAACGGGTGCTCCGACCGATCCGGCGCGCGGCCGACCAGGCGTCGCTCGGTGCGGCGGAACGGGCCCTGAATCGTGCAGGTTCGCTACGCTGCATGCCGCGGGCAGCAGGGCGGACCTACCTTCTGGTCGACGACATCCTGACCACCGGATCCACGCTCCGCGAGGCCGCGCGGGCGCTCAGGCGGGCCGGTGCGAGCGTCGCGGGAGCGGCCGTCGTGGCCAGAACGGAGCGTCGCGACGGGTTGAACGGATGGGATCAGGTTCCGGCCGGATTCACGGGTGACTTATGAACGGGTCGGCACTACGGTAGGTGAAAAGGCGTGGATGACTCGCCCTTCGTGATCCGGGCGGTGTGACACGCCGATCAGGGAGGCCCTCATGGAAATCAACATCGTCGGACGCAACCTCGGCATCACCGATCGATTCCGTGAATACGCGACGGAGAAGGCCGCTAAGGTCACTCATCTCGCAGAACGCGCGATCACTTTCGAGATCAAAGTGAGCCGTCACAACGAGAAGCTCGGCAGCCAGAACGGCGATGACCGGGTCGAGCTCACGTTGGTCGGGCCGGGGGCAGTGGTGCGCGCCGAAGCGACGGGCACCGACAAGTATGCCGCGTTCGACGTTGCCATCGCCCGTCTCCTGGAGCGTGTGAGACGTGCGAAGGACAGGCGGAAAGTGCATCGTGGCCAGCATCGACCGACCTCGCTCCGCGAGGCGAGCACAGGCGGGTTCAGTGTGGTCGACATCACCCCGGCGCCGGTCGCCGTTCTCGATCAGGTGCGCACGGGTGCGATTCCCGTCATCGCGGACGAGGTCGAGCCGACCGAGGACTCGGACGACTACTGCCCGGTCGTCATCCGCAAGAAGGTCTTCGCGTCCGTTCCGATGACCGTCGATGATGCGCTCTACTACATGGAGCTCGTCGGCCACGACTTCTACCTCTTCATCGACCAGGAGTCGACCCGGCCGAGCGTCGTCTACCGCCGCAAAGGCTGGGACTACGGTGTGATTTCGCTCGACGAAGACGCCGATGAACTGCAGGAGGTCGCGACAGCGAGCCGAAAGCTCGCCCACTGAGGCTGTGACCTTGTTCGGGGGCCGAGCAGGCTCAGCCCCCAAACAAGTAGCATTGCTATAGTTGCCGGCTGCGGTCGGTTAGTCACCCGTGCGTCCGGCCGGACGACAGGCGCGCATCGCGCCCAGACATACAAAGTGGAGTGCATCAGTGGCCTCAGTACTGGAAAAGGTTCTCCGTGTCGGCGAGGGACGGATCCTTCGCAAGCTCGAGGGATACGCCAAGGCGGTCAACGCTCTCGAAGACGACTTCCAGGAACTCACCGACGAGGAACTGAAACACGAGACCGTCGAGTTGCGGGAGCGTTACAGCAACGGCGAGTCCCTCGACGATCTGCTGCCCGAGGCGTTCGCCGCCGTTCGCGAGGCCGCGAAGCGCACCCTCGGGATGCGTCACTTCGACGTGCAGATCATGGGCGGGGCAGCACTGCACCTCGGCAACATCGCAGAGATGAAGACCGGTGAGGGCAAGACTCTCGTCGCCACGACCGCCGCCTACCTCAACGCGATCGCCAGCCGCGGCGTCCACGTCGTGACGGTGAACGACTATCTCGCGAGCTACCAGAGCGAGCTGATGGGCCGCGTCTTCCGCGCACTCGGAATGTCGACCGGCGTGATCCTCGCGGGCCAGACCCCGGAGGAGCGGCGCGAGCAGTACGCCGCCGACATCACCTACGGCACGAACAACGAGTTCGGGTTCGACTACCTGCGCGACAACATGGCGTGGCAGGCGAGTGACATGGTCCAGCGCGGGCACTTCTTCGCCATCGTCGACGAGGTCGACTCGATCCTCATCGACGAGGCCCGCACGCCGCTGATCATCTCGGGCCCGGCATCGGGTGAGGCCAACCGGTGGTTCAACGAGTTCGCGAGCCTCGCGAACCGTCTCACGCCCGACGTCGACTACGAAGTCGACGAGAAGAAGCGCACCGTCGGTGTCCTCGAGCCCGGGATCGAGAAGGTCGAGGACTACCTCGGCATCGACAACCTCTACGAATCGGCGAACACCCCGCTCATCTCGTTCCTGAACAACGCCATCAAGGCGAACGCCCTGTTCAAGCGCGACAAGGACTACGTCGTGATGAACGGAGAGGTGCTCATCGTCGACGAGCACACCGGCCGCATCCTCATGGGCCGCCGCTACAACGAGGGCATCCACCAGGCGATCGAGGCGAAAGAGGGTGTCGCGGTCAAGGCCGAGAACCAGACCCTTGCGACCGTGACCCTGCAGAACTACTTCCGCCTCTACAAGAAGCTCTCCGGGATGACCGGTACCGCCGAGACCGAGGCGGCCGAGTTCATGAGCACGTACAAGCTCGGCGTCGTTCCCATCCCGACGAACAAACCGATGCAGCGCCTCGACCAGTCCGACCTCGTCTACAAGAACGAGGAGGCCAAGTTCGGCCAGGTCGTCGAAGACATCGTCCGGCGCCACGAGAAGGGGCAGCCGGTCCTCGTCGGCACGACGAGCGTCGAGAAGAGCGAATACCTGTCGCGCCTGCTCGCCAAGAAAGGCGTGCGCCACGAGGTACTCAACGCGAAGAACCACGCCCGCGAGGCGGCGATCGTCGCCCAGGCCGGACGTCTCGGCTCGGTCACAGTCGCCACCAACATGGCGGGCCGCGGCACCGACATCATGCTCGGTGGCAACGCCGAGTTCATCGCCGTCGCAGAGATGAACGCGCGAGGTCTCTCGCCTGTGGAGACGCCCGACGAGTACGAAGCCGCGTGGGACGACGTCTACGACGAGATCAAAGCGACGGTCCAGGAAGAGGCGGACAAGGTCATCGACGCCGGCGGACTCTACGTCCTCGGCACCGAACGGCACGAATCGCGTCGCATCGACAATCAGCTGCGCGGACGCAGCGGCCGTCAGGGCGACCCGGGGGAGAGCCGTTTCTACCTCTCGCTGACCGACGACCTGATGCGACTGTTCAACGCGGGCGCGGCAGAGAGCCTGATGGGCCGTGGAAACGTGCCCGACGACCTTGCGATCGAGTCCAAAGTCGTGAGCCGAGCCATCCGTAGCGCGCAGTCGCAGGTCGAAGCGCGAAACGCCGAGATCCGCAAGAACGTGCTCAAGTACGACGACGTGCTGAACCGCCAGCGCGAGGCCATCTACAGTGACCGCCGACACATCCTCGAAGGTGATGACCTCCACGAGCGCACGCAGAAGTTCCTGACCGATGTGATCGACGAAGTCCTCGACTCGCACACCGGCGACGGAAACGGCGACGACTGGGACTTCGACGCCCTGTGGAACGAGCTCAAGACGCTCTATCCGGTGGGCGTGACGATCGATGAGGTCATCGCTGAAGCCGGCAACCGCGGGCGTATCAATCGCGACTTCATGCGGCGAGAGATCCTCTCCGACGCACGGCTGGCCTACCAGCGTCGCGAGGAGAGTCTGGGCTCGCCGGCGATGCGTGAACTCGAACGCCGTGTCGTCCTCTCGGTGATCGACCGCCGCTGGCGCGACCACCTGTACGAGATGGACTACCTGAAAGACGGAATCGGCCTGCGCGCGATGGCGCAGCGCGATCCGCTGGTCGAGTACCAGCGCGAAGGCTACGCGATGTTCCAGCAGATGATGGGGCAGATCCGCGAGGAGACCGTCGGCTTCCTGTTCAACCTCGAAGTCGAGGTCAACCAGGGGCCGGGTGAGGTCGCCGGGCCTTCGGTCGCGGCGAAGGGACTCGCCCGTGCCGAAGCCGAACAGCAGCGGCTGAGCTACTCGGCACCGAGTGACTCGGGCGGCGTCGAGGTGCGCAACCAGCGCGGCCAGCTCGAGCAGGCCGCGACGGACCGCGCACAACGGGCGCAGGCCGAGGCCAATGCTCCGGCGCAGCAGGCCCAGCAGGGTCCCCCCCAGCGTGGTGCTTTCGGGCAGCGCGTCGAGGCTGACCAGGCTCCGGTCAACCGTGCCGAGCGGCGGGCGCAGGACAAGAAGCGCCGCTGAGTTCTCCAGAATCGCGTGCGCCTGCCTGAATCAGGTCAGCGCCGCGATCCGGATCCGATGACGCCGAGGAGTGCGAGCTTCTCGGCGTCATCGCTGCCCGCCGACGCGGAGTAGACGACGAGGCGCAGGTCGCTGCCCTGCACGGACAGCACATCGCAGTCGAGTGTGATCGTGCCGAGTTCGGGATGAGCGATCATCTTCCTGTCCGTTGAGCGCACAGCCACATCGGCTCGCGCCCACAGGTCGGCGAATCGCTCCGAGTTCTGCGTGAGGTCGACGATCAGAGCCTTCAGCGCCGCATCGTTCGGATACCGTCCGGTCGCTCGGCGCAGATCGGCCACCATCTCCGTCTCGAAGGCGGCCTTGTCGTCCGCCGAACGGATGACGCGACCTGCGTTCGCGGGCGGCGTGCCGGTGAAGAAGCGCCAGGCCAGGTTGCGGTCCCGTGCGGACTCGCCGGCCGGCTCGCCCATGAGGGCCACGAAGAGGGCGTTGCCAGAAACGTATGTCCACGCCGCGTCGAACACGGCGACGGGGAGGTCGCGCATCCTCTCGGTCATCCGCTGGATCCCGGGTGTGACGTGGGCGTCGATCACGCCGGAGCCCGGAGGAACGAGCTGCGCGAGCGCGAAGAGGTGGTTGCGTTCCGCGGTCGTCAGCATCAGTGCCCGGGCAAGCGCGGTGAGTACCTGCGCCGACGGATGCACCGCACGGCCCTGCTCCAGCCGCGTCAGATAGTCGACGGACAGCCCGGCACGCGCCGCGACATCTTCGCGGCGCAGGCCGGGGGAGCGACGCTGACCGCTGAGGGACGCACCCGCATCATCTGCGTCGGCGCGGTCGCGCCAGGCACGCAGTGTGCGGCCGAGTTCGCGTACATCGACGGTCATGATCCGAGTATCCCGCACCGACCCGGCGTCCGGCCGGCGGGAGGGTAGGACTGGCGGTCCCAGGCTGCGCCGGGCACTGGGCGCGGGGGAGGATCCGGCGCAGGATCGAAGCATGACCATCACACTCATCTCGGGAGCCAACAAGGGCCTCGGCCTCGAAGCCGCTCGTCGTCTCGTACTGCTCGGCCACACCGTCTACCTCGGCGCACGGGATCGTGAGGCGGGTGAGCACGCCGCTGCCGACGTCGGCGGCACCTTCGTTCCGTTCGACATCACCGACGACGAGTCCGTCGCCGGCGCGGTGGAGTTCATCGGGGCCAGGGAGGGCGTGCTCGACGTCCTCGTGAACAACGCGGGAATCTCAGGCGGCCGCATCCCTGCGCTCGAGACCACCGCTGACGACGTCGCGAGAGTGTTCGCTACGAACGTTCTCGGGATCGTGCGCGTGACGCACGCTTTCGTCCCGCTCCTGGACCGTTCGGACGCTCCGGTGGTCGTCAACGTCGGAAGCGGGATGGGATCCCTCACGGTGACGACCGATTCGTCGCGGTTCGAGTCGACCCTGACAGGGCTCGCCTATCCTGCCTCGAAGGCGGCCGTCTCGATGATCACGTCCCAGTACGCGAAGGCGTTGCCCCGGTTCCGGGTGAACGTTGTGGATCCGGGTTACACCGCCACCGACCTCAACGGCCACCGGGGCACGCAGACCGTCGAAGAAGGGGCGACGGCTATCGTCGCCATGGCGAGCATCGGCCCGGACGGACCGACCGGAACATTCGTCGACCGGAACGGTACCGTCCCCTGGTAGTGCTCTCCCTCGGCGCCGGAGCAGGTCAGAGCACGTTGATCGCGCTCGCTCGCCATCGGCCGTCGAAGGATTCGAGCCGGATGGCGACGGCACGTGAGCGGGTCCGCTGGTGCACGACGACGACGGCTTCGATCGCGTTGTCGCGAGGAAAGGTGATTCGGGGTTCCCCGACCGTGAGCTGCGGGCGGCGAACTGTGCCACCGGTGATGGCTCTCGCCCGGCTCGCGAGCACGACTCTCTTGAGAAGGTGACGATAGACGTCGTCGGTCACCCACCGGGACAACTGGTCGAGTCCGCGGACCCCGGCGAGCACTTCGACCACACAGCGTGCGAGGTTGACCAGGAGTGTGGCCGGGTCCGGAAGGCCGAATCGGGATGGGGCCTGGGCGGCGAAGTACTGGTCGCGCGAGCTTGGCGCGGCCCCTCGCGAAGGTCGTCGGCGAGACTCGGCAGTGTGCTCGCGGTCGTCGTTTAGCGCATGGCTCAATGTGTTCCCCTCGATCAGAGCCCGCCGCTCGGCGGACAGCATGGTTCAGCGCGTCGTGGCGATCGACGTGCGATCGTGACCCTGGGCCCGCCCTGCCCCGGGTGTCGGACGCGCTGATCTGCAACTCAAGCAGTAATCGCGTGCGGCTGTCCAGAGATCAGGAGCTGTGTGGATAACTCCGGGACGGGGACGGCATGCTGAGCGCGTCTGCCTAGACTATGAAGCGTGTCGACGCTCAGTGATCTCGTGCTTGCCCAGGGCCGCTCCTCGGAGGTCGACGTCGACTGGCTGCACATGCTCGTCGGCGACTGGCAGCTTCTGGCCGATCTCGCGTTCGCCGACATCGTCCTCTGGGTGCCTACGAACGACGGCAGTTTCGTCGCTGTCGCCCATGCACGACCGTCGAGCGCCGCGACGCTGTTCTACCGCGATTTCGTGGGCCAGCGCATCAAAGCCGAGTGGCGCCAGCAGGTCACAGAGGCGTTCGAGACCAAGCGCATCATCGATACGTCCGCACCTGACTGGTTCGAGGAGACACCCACCCGGGTGCGCGCCGTGCCCGTGATCCGTCGGCTGAGTGCTGTGTCGCCGCAGACCGCGGATCAGCCGGTCGCGGTGATCACCCGACACACGAACCTGAGCGAAGCACGCACGCCGAGCCGACAGGAGCTCACGTTCAACGACTGCGCCAACGACTTGTTCAACATGATCGCGACCGGTGACTTCCCCGACCTCG
It encodes the following:
- a CDS encoding helix-turn-helix transcriptional regulator codes for the protein MTVDVRELGRTLRAWRDRADADDAGASLSGQRRSPGLRREDVAARAGLSVDYLTRLEQGRAVHPSAQVLTALARALMLTTAERNHLFALAQLVPPGSGVIDAHVTPGIQRMTERMRDLPVAVFDAAWTYVSGNALFVALMGEPAGESARDRNLAWRFFTGTPPANAGRVIRSADDKAAFETEMVADLRRATGRYPNDAALKALIVDLTQNSERFADLWARADVAVRSTDRKMIAHPELGTITLDCDVLSVQGSDLRLVVYSASAGSDDAEKLALLGVIGSGSRR
- a CDS encoding SDR family NAD(P)-dependent oxidoreductase, translating into MTITLISGANKGLGLEAARRLVLLGHTVYLGARDREAGEHAAADVGGTFVPFDITDDESVAGAVEFIGAREGVLDVLVNNAGISGGRIPALETTADDVARVFATNVLGIVRVTHAFVPLLDRSDAPVVVNVGSGMGSLTVTTDSSRFESTLTGLAYPASKAAVSMITSQYAKALPRFRVNVVDPGYTATDLNGHRGTQTVEEGATAIVAMASIGPDGPTGTFVDRNGTVPW
- the secA gene encoding preprotein translocase subunit SecA, with amino-acid sequence MASVLEKVLRVGEGRILRKLEGYAKAVNALEDDFQELTDEELKHETVELRERYSNGESLDDLLPEAFAAVREAAKRTLGMRHFDVQIMGGAALHLGNIAEMKTGEGKTLVATTAAYLNAIASRGVHVVTVNDYLASYQSELMGRVFRALGMSTGVILAGQTPEERREQYAADITYGTNNEFGFDYLRDNMAWQASDMVQRGHFFAIVDEVDSILIDEARTPLIISGPASGEANRWFNEFASLANRLTPDVDYEVDEKKRTVGVLEPGIEKVEDYLGIDNLYESANTPLISFLNNAIKANALFKRDKDYVVMNGEVLIVDEHTGRILMGRRYNEGIHQAIEAKEGVAVKAENQTLATVTLQNYFRLYKKLSGMTGTAETEAAEFMSTYKLGVVPIPTNKPMQRLDQSDLVYKNEEAKFGQVVEDIVRRHEKGQPVLVGTTSVEKSEYLSRLLAKKGVRHEVLNAKNHAREAAIVAQAGRLGSVTVATNMAGRGTDIMLGGNAEFIAVAEMNARGLSPVETPDEYEAAWDDVYDEIKATVQEEADKVIDAGGLYVLGTERHESRRIDNQLRGRSGRQGDPGESRFYLSLTDDLMRLFNAGAAESLMGRGNVPDDLAIESKVVSRAIRSAQSQVEARNAEIRKNVLKYDDVLNRQREAIYSDRRHILEGDDLHERTQKFLTDVIDEVLDSHTGDGNGDDWDFDALWNELKTLYPVGVTIDEVIAEAGNRGRINRDFMRREILSDARLAYQRREESLGSPAMRELERRVVLSVIDRRWRDHLYEMDYLKDGIGLRAMAQRDPLVEYQREGYAMFQQMMGQIREETVGFLFNLEVEVNQGPGEVAGPSVAAKGLARAEAEQQRLSYSAPSDSGGVEVRNQRGQLEQAATDRAQRAQAEANAPAQQAQQGPPQRGAFGQRVEADQAPVNRAERRAQDKKRR
- the hpf gene encoding ribosome hibernation-promoting factor, HPF/YfiA family, with product MEINIVGRNLGITDRFREYATEKAAKVTHLAERAITFEIKVSRHNEKLGSQNGDDRVELTLVGPGAVVRAEATGTDKYAAFDVAIARLLERVRRAKDRRKVHRGQHRPTSLREASTGGFSVVDITPAPVAVLDQVRTGAIPVIADEVEPTEDSDDYCPVVIRKKVFASVPMTVDDALYYMELVGHDFYLFIDQESTRPSVVYRRKGWDYGVISLDEDADELQEVATASRKLAH
- a CDS encoding Rv3235 family protein; amino-acid sequence: MSHALNDDREHTAESRRRPSRGAAPSSRDQYFAAQAPSRFGLPDPATLLVNLARCVVEVLAGVRGLDQLSRWVTDDVYRHLLKRVVLASRARAITGGTVRRPQLTVGEPRITFPRDNAIEAVVVVHQRTRSRAVAIRLESFDGRWRASAINVL
- a CDS encoding LpqB family beta-propeller domain-containing protein; amino-acid sequence: MSRRFAARVRILAVVAAFAAALAGCASIPDDGPVRQGAPIAQRNDPLDLDFNPSPPATGATQDQIVHGFIDAASSPKNDFQIAREYLTASMSSSWNPNESVTVDQGTGRLYNQLANGSSSARWQVDVTPVANVDSVGAYHGVSSSTPISLRYDLVKVNGEWRISVAPNGVVIDDPTFRAVYAPQTLYFYNASFTYLVPDLRWFPSRVGNAATRVTNAVLAGPAKWLVGAVTSAFPPGTQLALPSVTISNGRADVDLSSQAGQADALTLQRMKYQLEQSLGSIVSSVQLSIEGTTQSVAGLSAANAPIQDPQVDNHALAYRNGQFGLLSATTVEDIPGISTKVASLHPTSASLTANHDTAVVLSQGHVYVVRKADAAPLRVDARAGLIAPAVDNYGYAWSVPADKPGALVGIGSDAVQKAIKTNWPNATRIVSLQVSRDGTRVIAVLLSGSTYSLVASGIVRGQDNLPTSLTEPIELGFGPGKPLSATWIDQLNVAVLSNTGQDGTAIALQQIGGTLSSTTGPASGATIVGAAGLSSYLVLTSDGSLQAPTGTGWQAQADKVGALGTQLGQPQ
- a CDS encoding ComF family protein, which encodes MGELVTMLREAWLDALAVVAPTECSGCGAPDRALCVSCRADLAPVPTPVDLSGVPVWAALDYGSVPRSVLLAFKDGGRTDAAPVLAGALRAAIASALRDGRACGGEPGIRIATIPSTRAAFRRRGYHPVELLLARSGLRSERVLRPIRRAADQASLGAAERALNRAGSLRCMPRAAGRTYLLVDDILTTGSTLREAARALRRAGASVAGAAVVARTERRDGLNGWDQVPAGFTGDL